Proteins co-encoded in one Saprospira grandis genomic window:
- a CDS encoding TonB-dependent receptor, which yields MKYPLLFLFQFLSFCLLAQTGSIRGKVSDAEAGKPLVGALLLLEQNGQQLKEVQTDLDGNFVILSVAAGVYSLICTHPEAPKQEIKGMTIREGGIRLAYFRLGNPDIDLGGKAEENHQSQNLNRYSAQSMLLRRKSSQQIIETLAAESVFHSGDEDLSKALRQLPQVNVENNNQLFIRGLGGRYLKTLLNGAELPSLDLNNSLIQLDLFPSTIIDHIILEKGYSAEQLASSGTGIINIETRRFPEKQQLQHQLHIGMHQSASFNPNFMSYEGGSLDLIGLDDGSRSLPSDALNLPDNPSSRDLTLALRNRSLAFPANFSTQMNMPGPNLGLNFSISRRKDLKKGRSISYAFVALFKRFSMMYEGGYAAMHHLIGDYEANYELENQLELSDQFYQEQTRVNLFFTLSYKSRRNRISLVIMDNLGTEKSYRELEGLGGRYQFVSGLGPDTRYRTKSWDFEQKNIAALQLLGRHLRQNEALEIDWTLSASLSNNNQPDLRYFNEVYSVNTFSGEEQSHRIIEGAGGEPRRFYRQIQAFSGEGQLNFKRKYKQKRLKSLSWGFRGTAKYQYFDERQLRYSTSYLPYTGGGAANYIQSSNYINWSDSTNSLVPGIFIENAYDSTNNYVALELLLGGYTSSLWTLGPKTQLEAGFRLEGVINAYTGFDQDSISVDGVNMYPVLLPAFSLRHELDKDMLFRLAYSATIARPSLRELSAFTSFDYMGDYQITGNLELAKQPTHLQHLDIRWENYEGQRSLLAGGFFAKYLRNPIELATLEPGFSDQMQFRAAPWGYLLGMEIELRQELGMLGEWGDAWWMQFNFSYIYARAKIAEEELDFMRLERADAPSFRPLFGQSPYNLSILLQYQNKKLNFEANLGLQVQGERLAYVIYGNTPDIIEQPRPNLDFHLNKPLGRHFELRFSVQNLLDSPFLQTQTFKAREYAYRQFNWGRSFNLGFYYNM from the coding sequence ATGAAATACCCTCTCCTCTTTCTTTTTCAGTTTTTGAGTTTTTGTTTATTGGCCCAAACGGGCTCTATTCGGGGTAAGGTCAGTGATGCCGAGGCGGGCAAGCCTTTGGTTGGGGCTTTACTGCTTTTGGAGCAAAATGGGCAACAACTCAAAGAAGTACAAACTGATTTAGATGGCAACTTTGTCATTTTGTCGGTAGCTGCGGGCGTATATAGTTTAATTTGTACGCATCCAGAGGCGCCCAAACAAGAAATAAAGGGCATGACAATTCGGGAGGGCGGCATTCGCTTGGCCTATTTCCGCTTGGGGAACCCCGATATAGATTTGGGCGGTAAGGCCGAAGAAAATCACCAGAGCCAAAACCTCAACCGCTATTCGGCCCAAAGTATGCTCTTGCGCAGAAAAAGTAGCCAGCAAATTATAGAAACCCTAGCTGCCGAATCTGTTTTCCACTCTGGCGATGAGGACCTGAGTAAGGCCTTGCGTCAATTGCCCCAAGTTAATGTAGAAAACAACAACCAACTATTTATCCGAGGACTAGGCGGGCGCTATCTAAAAACCCTGCTCAATGGGGCCGAACTGCCCAGCTTGGATCTCAACAATAGCCTGATTCAACTTGACCTTTTTCCCAGCACAATCATCGACCATATCATTTTGGAAAAAGGCTATTCGGCAGAGCAGTTGGCGAGCTCGGGCACGGGCATTATCAATATAGAAACCCGCCGCTTTCCAGAAAAACAGCAGTTGCAGCATCAATTGCATATTGGGATGCACCAAAGTGCTAGCTTCAACCCCAACTTTATGAGCTATGAGGGGGGGAGTCTGGACCTTATCGGCCTAGATGATGGCAGCCGAAGCCTACCCTCCGATGCCCTGAACCTACCCGATAATCCCTCTTCTAGAGACCTGACCCTAGCCTTGCGCAATAGAAGTCTGGCTTTTCCAGCCAACTTTAGCACGCAAATGAATATGCCTGGCCCCAATCTGGGCCTCAATTTCTCCATCAGCCGCCGAAAAGACCTTAAAAAAGGCCGCTCGATTAGCTACGCTTTTGTGGCCCTCTTTAAGCGATTTTCTATGATGTATGAGGGCGGTTATGCGGCTATGCACCATCTCATTGGCGACTATGAAGCCAATTATGAGCTTGAAAATCAGTTGGAGCTTAGCGACCAATTTTATCAGGAACAAACCCGAGTCAATCTCTTTTTTACCCTATCCTATAAGAGCCGTCGCAACCGCATCTCTTTGGTCATTATGGATAATCTAGGGACCGAAAAAAGCTATCGAGAGCTAGAAGGCCTAGGCGGCAGATATCAGTTTGTATCGGGCCTAGGGCCAGATACTCGCTACCGCACAAAGAGTTGGGATTTTGAGCAGAAGAATATTGCCGCCTTGCAGCTTTTGGGCCGGCACCTCCGCCAAAATGAAGCCCTAGAAATTGATTGGACCCTCTCGGCTAGCCTCTCTAATAATAACCAACCCGACCTCCGCTATTTTAATGAGGTCTATAGCGTGAATACCTTTAGCGGCGAAGAACAAAGCCACCGCATTATTGAGGGGGCAGGAGGAGAACCTCGCCGTTTTTACCGACAAATTCAGGCCTTTAGCGGAGAAGGACAACTCAATTTTAAGCGAAAGTATAAGCAAAAACGACTCAAAAGCCTGAGCTGGGGCTTTAGAGGCACCGCCAAATATCAATACTTTGATGAACGCCAATTGCGCTATTCTACGAGCTATTTGCCCTATACGGGCGGGGGCGCAGCCAATTATATTCAAAGCAGCAACTACATCAATTGGTCCGATAGTACAAACAGCCTTGTCCCAGGCATCTTCATCGAAAATGCCTATGATTCTACCAATAATTATGTGGCCCTAGAGCTCCTTTTGGGCGGCTATACTTCTAGTCTCTGGACCCTCGGGCCAAAAACGCAGCTAGAGGCAGGCTTCCGCCTAGAAGGCGTCATCAATGCCTATACGGGCTTCGATCAAGATAGCATTTCGGTAGATGGGGTCAATATGTATCCCGTCCTTTTACCCGCCTTTTCGCTTCGGCATGAACTGGATAAAGATATGCTTTTCCGCCTGGCCTATTCGGCCACAATTGCCCGCCCTTCTTTGCGAGAACTTTCGGCCTTTACCTCTTTTGATTATATGGGCGACTACCAAATTACGGGCAATTTGGAGCTGGCCAAACAGCCTACACATTTACAGCATCTCGATATTCGCTGGGAGAATTATGAGGGCCAACGCAGCCTTCTAGCTGGGGGCTTTTTTGCCAAATACCTCCGAAACCCTATCGAGCTGGCTACCCTAGAACCTGGCTTTAGCGACCAAATGCAGTTTCGAGCCGCTCCTTGGGGCTATCTGCTGGGCATGGAAATCGAGCTGCGGCAAGAGCTAGGCATGCTGGGCGAATGGGGCGATGCTTGGTGGATGCAGTTCAATTTTAGCTATATCTATGCCCGAGCCAAAATTGCCGAGGAAGAACTAGATTTTATGCGCCTAGAACGAGCCGATGCCCCTAGTTTTCGCCCGCTTTTTGGCCAATCTCCCTATAATTTGAGCATTCTCTTGCAATATCAAAATAAAAAGTTAAATTTTGAGGCTAACTTGGGCCTTCAGGTCCAAGGCGAACGCCTAGCTTATGTCATTTATGGCAATACCCCCGATATAATAGAGCAGCCTCGCCCCAACCTAGATTTTCATCTGAATAAACCTCTAGGCCGACATTTTGAGCTCCGCTTTTCGGTCCAAAACCTCTTAGATAGCCCATTTTTGCAAACCCAAACCTTCAAGGCGAGGGAGTACGCTTATCGGCAGTTCAATTGGGGCCGTAGCTTCAATTTGGGCTTCTATTATAATATGTAA
- a CDS encoding CHAT domain-containing protein produces the protein MIYRILLFSSFLLFSLSLLGQKNLGDSVLQARKALAEVELLNSKEHPNYAEKAMDLAMLYYRQELSEEPDSLVAQALRVLGREYGEASDKFQSQLAKLDDEKACFLYSNYQIEKAKYADGENSLAHLKALRELVKCYLITVDYAGHDLAVLIAQKLEENHPEEDLADFMAFLPKNLNQLVLLQRSFERQRGENFQDLSDLIETEAQNKTERLILQDISLLLYKALLVESESSLYYGSKFQSYMQLREQILSLQAEGLEAEARRIKQKMPAEMQRFFAQEMEVRALLAKHETNSETFYKKFKAFIDDSDQGYAYEFTDVNITEEVNAVLADLKKYHGGRKATFYYQFKYIKDSQRYSDEEIERRSLAEELEAIQKENGGDISEEELDVRLKMALLAVKDLDDELAFQSFQDLLSAALSKDLDDLDLDAIMADDYVPDDSPDTEEIYLAKIPQPWRDIMEEETKILIADYNEDQKLPFYKVAAGAQLVKAGILVYDKGFKYIKEAIREVTPQDEEALVQAIIPILKERPLMFYDDIYKAAVAHLSLASNRALTAATLEFIRKAEGSIYNDEYADVLAMKARYLYDQEDSEKNGLAQEALATYEQALMIYEKTEGISIFYVELLEKITAKLLKDDRWETASSQQLFERRLKGFELQDIEVYMGRYLRAYQDFANWHYENDRYVKAEGLYKKMLLRLPDADEFDREVVDEAEVYYRLGRIYRKTGRYVAAYEALQTAQQKVAEPSGLLVQILDDFGQTLQALGEYQEAKDYFDQALVLLLELESQGQVNRSTKFKDALNYIKILRHQGGAMLEEGEYEQAYDIFKRIMAYEEQSSLLDFKYDASLQQLLALYYDLMYEDEKAKKYQEMALKGLKDPTELADLQLQIASFYQKREQLEKAEVHYLKALDIDLKRLEDSYNDLPEEERLEFLRPLAKRLNAFFLFVAQNPQPNLVQTALNAHFRVKGLALETSSNIRQVIYASDNVVLQNNFEKMQNLKKEVARLLSLSPKERKAEGVQLTVLEKEIKDLEERISRDSKPLREVFEQENQQLNLAQLKEKLGENEAAVDFLRLERSDDYGNISAQYYGMLMRPEWEGPKMIPLCLESELAMSLQNEVSPAGLNYITDDLESNNLYFMLWEPMEKELEGAKTIHLCPTGLLAKIAFATLRVDDFSRLRLMDRHDIIYHSAMRDLLREQTASQKAKISLIGGVKFDLSQTELELVAQAQNVELPFEKIKEGELGIPDFGTFNEEALAANLPSPKAGASRGEDFLYLQGTEKEVNQIAQQFQAESWGVNKIMGLNALEETVVEHINREEPNILHVATHGYFFPAPKVETDLRKALAQKEQEKTFEERLAEIENPLFRSGLALTNINYVWKGRAPIEGLADGIFSAYEVSNLNLFQTELVVLSACETGRGDIDNNEGIMGLQRAFKMAGAQRLIISLWKVPDAQTSELMQRFYRHYLSLGNYHKAFRLAQDEMRAQYRNPYYWAAFILLE, from the coding sequence ATGATTTATCGGATACTCCTCTTTTCTTCCTTTTTGCTCTTCAGCCTGAGCCTCTTGGGCCAAAAGAATTTGGGCGACTCTGTGCTGCAAGCCAGAAAAGCCCTGGCCGAAGTCGAATTGCTCAATTCTAAAGAACATCCCAATTATGCCGAAAAGGCCATGGATCTGGCCATGCTCTATTATCGCCAAGAGCTAAGCGAGGAACCCGATAGCTTGGTCGCCCAAGCCCTAAGAGTCTTGGGCCGAGAATATGGCGAAGCCTCCGACAAGTTTCAAAGCCAATTGGCCAAATTAGACGATGAAAAAGCTTGCTTCCTCTATAGCAACTACCAAATCGAAAAGGCCAAATATGCCGATGGCGAAAATAGTCTGGCCCACCTCAAAGCACTACGAGAACTGGTAAAATGTTACCTCATTACCGTAGATTATGCCGGCCATGATCTAGCCGTCTTAATCGCCCAAAAATTAGAAGAAAATCATCCCGAAGAGGATCTCGCCGACTTTATGGCCTTTCTGCCCAAAAACTTAAATCAGCTGGTCCTGCTTCAACGCTCCTTTGAACGCCAAAGAGGCGAAAACTTTCAGGATTTATCAGACCTGATTGAAACAGAAGCTCAAAATAAAACCGAACGACTTATCCTACAAGATATTAGCCTCTTGCTGTATAAGGCCCTTTTGGTCGAAAGTGAGTCTTCTCTCTATTACGGAAGTAAGTTTCAGTCTTATATGCAGCTAAGGGAACAAATACTTAGCCTGCAAGCAGAAGGACTAGAGGCCGAAGCTAGACGCATTAAGCAAAAAATGCCCGCCGAAATGCAACGCTTTTTTGCCCAAGAAATGGAGGTCCGTGCTCTGCTCGCTAAGCATGAAACCAATAGCGAAACCTTCTATAAAAAGTTTAAGGCCTTTATTGATGATAGTGATCAAGGCTATGCCTATGAGTTTACCGATGTAAATATTACAGAGGAAGTAAATGCCGTATTAGCAGATCTGAAAAAATATCATGGCGGCCGCAAAGCTACTTTCTATTATCAGTTTAAGTATATCAAAGATAGCCAGCGCTATAGCGATGAGGAAATAGAACGCCGTAGCCTAGCCGAGGAGCTAGAAGCTATTCAGAAAGAAAATGGTGGAGATATTAGTGAGGAGGAACTAGATGTCCGCCTCAAAATGGCCCTGCTAGCAGTTAAGGACCTAGATGATGAACTGGCTTTTCAGTCTTTTCAAGACCTATTATCTGCCGCACTAAGTAAAGATCTAGACGACCTCGACCTTGATGCCATAATGGCCGATGATTATGTTCCAGATGATAGCCCCGATACGGAAGAGATTTACTTGGCCAAAATTCCACAACCTTGGCGGGATATTATGGAAGAAGAGACCAAAATTCTCATTGCTGACTATAATGAAGATCAAAAACTTCCCTTTTATAAGGTAGCCGCAGGAGCCCAATTGGTTAAAGCCGGGATTCTGGTCTATGATAAGGGCTTTAAGTATATAAAGGAGGCCATCCGAGAGGTAACCCCCCAGGATGAAGAGGCGCTGGTTCAGGCCATTATTCCTATTCTAAAAGAACGCCCACTAATGTTCTATGACGATATTTATAAGGCTGCTGTGGCCCATTTATCTTTGGCCAGCAATAGAGCATTAACTGCCGCCACCCTAGAGTTTATCCGCAAAGCAGAGGGCAGCATCTACAATGATGAGTATGCCGATGTTTTGGCCATGAAGGCCCGCTACCTTTATGATCAGGAGGATAGCGAAAAGAATGGTCTGGCCCAAGAAGCCCTGGCCACCTACGAACAAGCCCTCATGATTTATGAGAAAACAGAGGGGATCTCTATCTTTTATGTAGAACTACTAGAAAAAATTACCGCTAAGCTCCTTAAGGATGATCGCTGGGAGACCGCTAGTAGCCAACAACTTTTTGAGCGCCGCCTCAAGGGGTTTGAGCTGCAAGATATAGAGGTTTATATGGGCCGCTATTTACGAGCCTATCAGGATTTTGCCAATTGGCATTATGAGAACGATCGCTATGTAAAGGCCGAGGGACTCTATAAAAAAATGCTGCTCCGCCTGCCCGATGCCGATGAATTTGACCGTGAAGTGGTGGATGAGGCGGAAGTCTACTACCGCCTAGGCCGTATTTATCGCAAAACAGGCCGCTATGTTGCCGCCTATGAAGCCCTACAAACAGCCCAACAAAAGGTGGCCGAGCCCAGCGGCCTTTTGGTCCAAATTCTAGATGATTTTGGCCAAACACTACAAGCCCTAGGCGAATACCAAGAGGCTAAAGATTACTTTGACCAAGCTCTTGTCCTGCTCCTAGAACTCGAAAGCCAAGGCCAGGTTAACCGCAGTACAAAGTTTAAGGATGCCCTGAATTATATCAAAATCCTTCGCCACCAAGGGGGCGCCATGCTCGAAGAAGGAGAGTACGAACAGGCCTACGATATCTTTAAGCGAATTATGGCCTATGAGGAGCAGTCTAGCTTGCTCGACTTTAAATATGATGCCTCTCTACAACAATTGTTGGCCCTTTACTATGACCTCATGTATGAGGATGAAAAAGCCAAAAAATATCAGGAAATGGCCCTAAAGGGCTTAAAAGACCCCACCGAATTGGCCGACCTTCAGCTGCAAATAGCTAGCTTTTACCAAAAAAGAGAACAGCTAGAAAAAGCAGAGGTCCACTATCTAAAGGCTTTGGATATTGACCTAAAACGCCTAGAGGATAGCTATAATGATTTGCCCGAAGAGGAACGCCTAGAGTTTTTGCGCCCCTTAGCCAAACGACTCAATGCCTTTTTCTTGTTTGTGGCCCAAAACCCTCAGCCCAATTTGGTCCAAACAGCCCTAAACGCTCACTTTAGAGTAAAGGGCCTAGCCCTAGAAACTAGTAGCAATATCCGCCAAGTTATTTATGCCTCCGATAATGTGGTGCTGCAAAATAACTTTGAGAAAATGCAAAATCTCAAAAAGGAGGTGGCCCGCCTGCTTAGCCTTAGCCCCAAAGAACGAAAGGCCGAAGGCGTACAACTGACGGTCCTAGAAAAAGAAATTAAGGACCTAGAAGAACGAATTAGCCGAGACTCTAAACCCCTAAGAGAGGTCTTTGAACAAGAAAATCAACAGCTCAATTTGGCCCAACTCAAAGAAAAGTTAGGCGAAAATGAGGCCGCTGTCGATTTCTTGCGCCTAGAGCGAAGCGATGATTACGGAAATATTAGCGCCCAGTATTATGGAATGCTCATGCGCCCCGAATGGGAAGGACCCAAAATGATCCCCCTTTGCCTGGAAAGCGAATTGGCGATGAGCCTGCAAAATGAGGTTTCTCCTGCTGGACTCAACTATATTACAGATGACCTAGAGAGCAATAATCTCTATTTTATGCTTTGGGAACCCATGGAAAAAGAGCTGGAAGGCGCCAAAACTATCCATCTCTGTCCCACCGGATTATTGGCCAAAATTGCCTTTGCCACCCTGCGAGTAGATGATTTTTCTCGCCTTCGTCTGATGGACCGCCACGATATTATTTATCATAGCGCCATGCGAGACCTCCTCCGAGAGCAGACCGCTAGCCAAAAGGCCAAAATCTCTTTGATTGGTGGGGTAAAATTTGACCTTAGCCAAACAGAACTAGAACTTGTGGCCCAAGCACAAAATGTAGAACTCCCCTTTGAGAAAATCAAAGAGGGCGAACTGGGTATTCCTGATTTTGGAACCTTTAATGAGGAGGCCCTAGCCGCCAATTTACCCAGCCCCAAAGCTGGCGCTAGCCGTGGCGAAGACTTCCTTTATTTGCAAGGAACAGAAAAAGAGGTCAACCAAATTGCCCAGCAGTTTCAGGCCGAAAGCTGGGGCGTAAATAAAATTATGGGCCTCAATGCGCTAGAAGAAACCGTAGTAGAGCATATCAACCGAGAGGAGCCCAATATTTTGCATGTAGCCACACATGGCTATTTTTTCCCTGCGCCAAAAGTAGAAACGGACCTGCGCAAGGCCCTGGCCCAAAAGGAGCAAGAAAAAACCTTTGAAGAGCGCTTGGCCGAAATCGAAAATCCGCTCTTCCGCTCGGGCTTGGCCCTGACCAATATTAACTATGTCTGGAAAGGCCGAGCCCCCATCGAGGGCCTAGCCGATGGGATCTTTAGTGCCTATGAGGTGTCTAACCTCAATCTTTTCCAAACGGAATTGGTGGTCCTTTCGGCCTGTGAAACAGGCCGAGGCGATATTGATAATAATGAAGGAATTATGGGCTTGCAAAGGGCATTTAAGATGGCCGGTGCCCAACGCCTGATCATTAGTCTTTGGAAGGTGCCCGATGCCCAGACCTCTGAGCTGATGCAGCGTTTTTATCGCCACTACTTATCTTTGGGCAATTATCATAAGGCTTTCCGCTTGGCCCAAGACGAAATGCGGGCGCAGTATCGCAACCCCTATTATTGGGCGGCCTTTATTCTGCTCGAGTAA